The following proteins come from a genomic window of Fontisubflavum oceani:
- a CDS encoding protein-disulfide reductase DsbD domain-containing protein, whose amino-acid sequence MMNRSFFSALAGAALAAVPLAVSTPASAQFEGRSADDVVQVSLLEGWRTDDGRHMAAIQITMAPGWKTYWRAPGEGGIPPRLRLDPSSSVEGLQIHWPRPEVFFTNGMRSIGYRDDVILPVELSLSDDGAVEVDGRLDLGVCLDVCMPVTLDLYGLLPPEGNRDPSIAAALADRPLTRAEAGAGSATCQITPISDGLRVEAQMRVPSVGNDETVVFELSDPGIWISETSSHRDGDLVTAVADVVPPDAGPFAMDRSDLRITVLGTRMAVELQGCTG is encoded by the coding sequence ATGATGAATCGCTCTTTCTTCTCCGCCTTGGCCGGAGCGGCCCTTGCCGCTGTTCCGCTGGCCGTCTCAACGCCCGCGTCGGCGCAGTTTGAGGGGCGAAGCGCTGATGATGTGGTGCAGGTGAGTCTGCTGGAAGGGTGGCGAACCGACGATGGGCGTCATATGGCTGCGATTCAGATCACCATGGCGCCCGGTTGGAAAACCTATTGGCGCGCGCCGGGCGAAGGTGGCATCCCACCTCGGCTCAGGCTCGATCCATCGAGCAGTGTCGAGGGGTTGCAAATTCACTGGCCCAGACCGGAAGTGTTTTTCACCAATGGCATGCGCAGCATTGGCTATCGCGACGATGTGATCCTGCCTGTTGAACTGTCGCTGTCCGACGATGGCGCGGTCGAGGTTGATGGGCGGCTTGATCTGGGCGTGTGTCTGGATGTGTGTATGCCTGTGACATTGGATCTGTACGGGCTCCTGCCACCGGAAGGTAACCGTGATCCATCGATTGCCGCGGCTCTGGCGGATCGGCCCTTGACCCGTGCCGAAGCGGGCGCGGGCAGCGCCACATGCCAAATCACCCCGATCTCGGACGGGCTGAGGGTCGAGGCGCAGATGCGGGTGCCGTCCGTTGGCAATGATGAGACGGTTGTCTTCGAACTCTCCGATCCCGGGATTTGGATTTCCGAAACCTCGTCGCATCGTGACGGCGATCTGGTCACAGCCGTCGCCGATGTGGTGCCGCCGGATGCCGGACCGTTTGCAATGGACCGGTCCGATCTTCGGATCACCGTGTTGGGCACCCGTATGGCCGTTGAGCTACAGGGCTGTACCGGCTGA
- a CDS encoding YqgE/AlgH family protein codes for MTMETVPSDLTGQLLIAMPGMGDPRFHGSVVFLCAHSESGTMGLIVNKQITELSFAEMLAQLEIPSAAPPDFPICFGGPVETGRGFVLHSAEYAPRTRDAAEDGTLRVDTRFSMTATLDVLRDMAEDKGPKQALLALGYAGWGPGQLESEIQRNGWLTCDASPTLVFGQRMDGKWEAALASLGVDPLMLSSEAGHA; via the coding sequence ATGACCATGGAAACCGTGCCCAGTGACCTGACCGGCCAGTTGTTGATCGCCATGCCGGGGATGGGCGACCCCCGATTTCATGGCAGCGTTGTGTTTCTCTGCGCCCATTCCGAGAGCGGCACGATGGGGCTGATCGTCAACAAACAGATTACCGAGTTGAGTTTCGCCGAGATGTTGGCGCAGTTGGAGATCCCCAGTGCGGCGCCGCCGGATTTCCCGATTTGCTTTGGCGGCCCGGTTGAAACCGGGCGCGGATTTGTCCTGCACTCGGCGGAATATGCACCGCGCACCCGCGATGCGGCGGAGGATGGAACGCTCCGGGTCGATACACGGTTTTCGATGACGGCCACGCTGGATGTGTTGCGTGACATGGCCGAGGATAAAGGGCCGAAACAAGCTTTGTTAGCGCTTGGTTATGCGGGCTGGGGCCCTGGACAATTGGAAAGTGAGATCCAGCGTAACGGGTGGCTGACCTGTGACGCATCGCCGACGCTGGTTTTTGGTCAACGCATGGATGGGAAATGGGAGGCGGCCTTGGCGAGCCTCGGCGTCGACCCCCTGATGTTGTCATCGGAGGCCGGGCACGCCTAG